Part of the Colletotrichum destructivum chromosome 12, complete sequence genome, ccgcctcttcgttgcccttaatcccctcgtgccctggcgcccagtgggtgtggatgttgtatatcctagcagcagcttggatctcgagaaccgctgcttgcgaggtgtctggggcctcgccccgtattccttggatgacactggtgttgtcgatgcagatgtgtatgggttggccttgggaggttaagagggcccgccggagtcctatcctcgccccttcagcctcagcgtcgaacacctctgctagaccgagtcggccgcagccctgggccacgcgcctgttgctgcggtagatgacaaacccatatcctgtggctccgttcgtcgctttggagccatcggaaaagacaaccatgtggctgtctggtacggtctttagccaggcctggaaagctttggctgcttctttcttagtctgcaggactatgaggtcttgtgagcctgggaggtgctgcggttggatgagtgctggtctcgggcattttggtgcaaggtctgcagtccgttggagcttcgtctgctgccgccctcgttgggagagcctcgggacaagagggtgttgtagatcgaccttctttagacgtgctgcaaagcgtaggcggactccttctagagccaccttgcttggtggtagtccagcatccctaaggaggctgcgcgttggggttgttttccaggccggcaggatagcccttgctgccgtcgtgatgaccctttcgagcttgattgcaagacccttctggcctgtagtgacttcatctatcgggagagaaacattgcggccgctatcgatggctctgccaggggctggcttggtcatgcctccataccaggtctcagccccgtagagggcgattggcaggacgcaggagatcacagccttgcgtacagcagcggctgggagcccgccttttgtgtttgtcaggtgtctaagatgttgggccgccttcgtcgccgcagccagctttgtttcaacatggtgtcggaaagaaagcctcttgtcgaaccagacccctagccaacgtatgggcttcgttgatgctacgattctaaggtgtctcgccttgatctctggcagatctctttgctgattatgtttccttgtgaagtggatagcctcggacttctttgggtcaaaagcgaccttgttctccgttccccagtcgaggatacgtgtgatctcttggccgaggctcgcagcattactctcaagggaagggcccatagccagaaggccgatgtcgtctgcgtacccgaaccgaagcttcgggtcttctgctaagatgtctgcgatgtaaagcaggaagagaataggagacagcggggagccctggggcagcccgcaagccagggggaagtcctctgttgttgcgtcctccagcctgactctggctgttcggtttgaagcaaagtggaatatcagtttggccaggctgtgaggccagccttgttggcgtagccggacaatcagccggttccgaaggacagagtcaaaagccccttggacgtccatcgtcaccaatgtagctgtgagccctttgtcaagggccatttcgatgtcgtgggcgaggcaggtggttaggtcaaccgctgacctgccaagtagagcccctatttgttgtgggctggtcaccccttctaggatggtaaggtaggacattcttctggctatcagcctctcgagacctttcccaagacaagatagcagggctattggccgccaagatccggcttttgagaagtctgctttccctactttctggatcatagcgacctctgctctgcggaaaggctgggggaagtaacccgtctgtatgcaggcctggaacagttgtctgacaggctcGGATACAAGGttccagcaagcctgaagcagccgtgttgtgatcccgtcgatgccaggggtcgtggtctttgtcagggtagcctccctcagctcttctttactgatggcatcatgccagggtatccgtcgtcgagagaccgtagggacgtcgaacgggtctccgggcaggtcatcctgtgcactgaacctctgtaggagggctcttcggagtgcctgggccttagcctgagtgtcgttgatcgtctggccctccactaccagagggggggctttgagccctaggctagcctttcgccagcccataatcttgtagagttcttggtccgaggtaactccttcgatcttagcagcccagtaggcccgcttagctttcctgactgtactcaagaagaccttctgctcttcgagggtagcgagacgtggggtctgctctagttcttgggcttgtcggcagcaggcctcgcggtacgttcggtgggcttctgcgcactcttgtgtccaccaaggggcccccttcccatgctttcctcgattctttcctacagcctggacagccgtggagagaaggtcgactagtcgttccgcttgggtgtccaactcggcaggggtaggtgcgttctggagggtaggtaagactaagactcctgctctgatcaggtctctaaaccggggtagggccgagtctgggactgatagtgaccgtggttgatctgtctgttgttgtcggtgcctatgaagcgggattgttgagacaattgcttgatgatcggcccctgggtgaaggtgtgggctgaccactgcgtgtgcgagcggaatgttcgagaaggtaaggtcaagtacatggccttgggcatgggtcgcagtccctgtctcgccgatgaaagacaggccgtggccatctgcccagtctgctatgtcgtcccccctattcctgttcctcgatccgggctcccaggagtagtgatgagcgttcacgtcccctgccacaaggactctttctggcggcctgtatcctaggagggttgtggtcgtgtgactgtggggatctcctggttgcctgtatacgttaaccacagtaATTTCGTTGTTAACTGTGATCCATaagatgtcccttgtctgtgcgggcctctgctgctgggccttccacttcctccctttccgtatgtaggtcattaccctaggtctggtctccctgtccttccaggaatccactgggacgtaggaatcgaaccctgggtgtgtgttgatttgcattttgtcaacatagcctatccagggttcctggaccagtataatgtcgatcagctcagcccagcagagctccaggaaagctgtatgtgctggcgactgcttccctacgttgcactgagctatgcgtagcacctgtggagaggcctgcttcggcctacgtctccgagtcgagttccaggtgggtgtaggcattagcaacgttgtaatccggtttctgggctaccctctgactcctgctcaagagaggtaggatagcgcggttagtctggttagtctggggaggaccctcggcatcctcgggctcatcctcactcatgctgctactatcggtgtccctgtccccgaggcacacaattgagctctcggaaggtgtccttttgcgtggccgcttggagccgggcggttgatcctggtcggtgggagggagatccccaggctgttgggtgctgttccgagaggcgcttaggccggcctcatagagggcgtcataggccttctgtccaaccttgcggatccgagcccgctccttccggtctgggagggcagggatgccgttcatcgtcataggcctagctgggcaattcttgtggctagcctggaacgggccgcaacagttcgcacacttcggtttagctgtacagggcccagtctcgtgcgagtctgaaggtctgctgcagttgttgcagagcggctgtcggttgcagtagctgtttgagtggtagccctggcagccggggtcgtgtctgatgagcgtcttcctcttctgaatgagttgggacctgctgctttggttgaacagtctgaagggctgtacctctgttaggaatgagatgacccaagagacttcgttcgtaatggggttcggcccaaggcgggattgccgggcccgggtgggcttcagtcttgtctgggcaaagacctcgtcttcgatcaaggtggctgggtccagggcgtccccatcaacgctccacagtttggctgggcagcgcgggacgacgtaggtaaaccactttatcggggtctctatcttgtaagcccctaagcagcccgctagtttttgcttgtccgcgaggaggccttgctggatctgcttgtttgacggcctcagtgagtatccggtcgcaatgtggtagatatgagggatatctgccagttggaggtcgaaggttcggcaaactgtctggcggagggcaaagggagcgttctttcgggcagccgacaggccctcctccgggatgcgggcgaagacccggaggtcctctttcggttgaggttggggctggggtggggcctgggatcttgtctggggtctggcctgcgggcgggtcggagcccggtgggggtctggagctgtacctggtgccgaggccgtgacggcggcccagctccggctcagtggcggagcatgttccttgttgatgagcttctttagggcttggatcacataggccgtagcctctttcgcgatctgcttcctggggccctcaaagctggagacgacattatcaacagactgcgcgatggttaagaagacgtccttgcgggcctcatagtgcctggcctcctcgtccagggcggacaagacagagccagtggcggtcctaccagtggctggagttgagatcggagtcccctttgccgttgggggggctggattgaaggtgttaggctggcttcccgcgagactgggccggagtggctgagtctcggtattgcggcggcgtttagcccttggtggagaggttggctctggaggtggcccagagccccgatcggggccggccggtgaggccggcagcggtccgatgcccgccggaggctgtgaggccatcgcggaagggctccggagcagagaagtgaagagttttcggctgttaaggattctagtggttcatcacctgattcactaacagcggatgccaagaaaaattaggcgagagagaagttgCGCATATATCTGGACGCTTGGGTGAAAGCGCTTAAGAACGAGGTGCTCGCGCTTAGGATTCAGATTCTCGAGCATAGCAGCTGCGACTGCGAGATGATCCAGGGATACATTGCGAGGACGGCCTGTAGTGTCGTCTACAACGGGTACGAAGTACCTGCAATGCTGCCGTCGTTGATATGAAGCTAGGACGGAAACGAAGCAGAAGCAATGCGACGTCCGATACCATATTGCTTTGGAACAGTGCTGAGAGAAGCGCGGTTGGGGCATCGGAGAGCACAAGAACGAGGGCAGTGGTTTTTTGGAAGGGAATTGCGTCTGATTTAAGATGTCAGTCAGTGTTGAAGCCGCCTCGTCTAGACTCGACGTGCCCAGTTGACTAAGCTTTGTTCTTGCTCCTCCTTTTATCCCACGGCACCAGTTTTCAGATATCTCCGTCTATTCAACAAACGGCTTCTCTGCCGCAAATATCGTCGAGAGACTTTGCTTAGTGGATGGACTTTCAGCCGATACAATTTGGCTGTTTGTTGTCTTGGAAGCGGGACGTATCCGTTGGCTGTGTGCAGAACGCTGTAGTGGGGCGTTGGAAAACAGGCCCTTGGTAGGTCCGTCATCTCTCGGAAGAGTCTCCGACGAATCAATCAATAGTTGCGGGGACGGAGCATTGAGCCTGGCAGCTAGCGCACCAATACCACAGACCCACAGCATGCGGTGTTGTTATCCTCACTACAACATCACCATGATCATCATCAGTCCTTCTTCTTTCACTTCTTCAGAATTTATATTCTTGCATCGTTATgggcatcttcctcctcattTCCCCATCTTCCCTTTCTGGCTTTGTTGCTTGGTTCTAGTTTTCTCGTACTCGTCAAAAGACCTGCTCCGCTGTGTGAGCATGCCGACGGCGCTGGAACAAtccgagctcctcggccagacAATCGAGACAATCCAAGCGAAGCAGACGGATCTGCTGCTCTTGTAAATCCGGTCCGCTCCCGCGCTGATTCAGGCTCTGATTctgccctccctctctctctcgattCGTCCACCAGCGCGCTCATTCCAACTACTGTTGGCGAGCGTACCGATCACGCCATCCCAGCTACTACACGCCTGCGCCTTCTATCACCAGTCAGTCCTTGGTGATCCTGGTCGCCCGCCAGGCGTGTGCTTGTTCTTCCTGCGCCCAAGGTCACGATGAAATATCAGCGAGAAATTCTACCCTCAGGCCCATCAGTAGCCAGCAGCGTCTCATCAGGACGGGACTTGACCCCGCAATCCGTCACCAGAGCCGCCTCAAGTGCGCCTAGACGGCATCCCCTGACAAAGATTGCTTGCACCTTTTGTCGTCGGAGGAAATCAAAGTGCGATGGCCACCGTCCCGTGTGCTCCATGTGCGCCAGCATGGGCCGTGCAATGTGTAAGTACGATGGCGGTCCAGACGTTACTCGCTTTGCCGCCCTCAAAACCAAGCATGAGGAACTGCAGCACCGCGTTACCCTCTTTGAAGAATTCTTCCACCTGCTGTCGATGcgctccgaggccgagtccGTCGAAATCATCGGCCGCATGCGCATCGCCAACATTGAAACGGACCTCGAAGACCTCGTCAAGTTCATCAAGAACGCCGACTTGTTGGTGCAAATGGCCTCCGCCCAGTCGGACCAGACACCTCCGGCCTCAGGAGAGCCAAGTGTCGACACG contains:
- a CDS encoding Putative zn(2)Cys(6) fungal-type DNA-binding domain-containing protein, whose protein sequence is MKYQREILPSGPSVASSVSSGRDLTPQSVTRAASSAPRRHPLTKIACTFCRRRKSKCDGHRPVCSMCASMGRAMCKYDGGPDVTRFAALKTKHEELQHRVTLFEEFFHLLSMRSEAESVEIIGRMRIANIETDLEDLVKFIKNADLLVQMASAQSDQTPPASGEPSVDTQLPTVPLDYVSSLLELLKPAVSKLDASAQTALLDMIRHVLDAFASREGGRSGFAETVKPDGEAHAEMNGGRPRIHMGFPERLLNDDMMRPN